From one Pseudomonas sp. S35 genomic stretch:
- a CDS encoding zinc ribbon domain-containing protein: protein MSMIQDPDLAEVLMSASADDIGLLIDVITDNGKGRISLSSTVCRQLTSARECAITDFERGLVAEELMRFGGNSLMNVFRGGSGVPYKELLGDVASHIGVGKSGLGDCAKMEMAIITKVVEQSVGRMSDEDKATFFESVGASYRPGMGPGALASLITSLSASGLTSYRLAAIVASATMSSLVGRGVMLAGSAGLGRGLAVLAGPVGWAITGLWTAFDLASPAYRVTVPCVIQIGHMRQKMLLSRACSACGTPVDASSRFCGHCGTKTGATGD, encoded by the coding sequence ATGTCAATGATTCAAGACCCAGATCTTGCTGAAGTGCTGATGAGCGCGAGCGCGGATGATATTGGGCTGCTGATCGATGTCATTACCGACAATGGCAAAGGCCGCATTTCATTGTCGTCGACGGTCTGCCGTCAGCTGACTTCGGCACGGGAATGCGCGATCACGGATTTTGAGCGGGGCCTGGTGGCAGAGGAGCTCATGCGGTTTGGCGGCAACTCGCTGATGAATGTGTTTCGCGGTGGCAGCGGCGTGCCCTACAAGGAGCTGTTGGGTGATGTGGCTTCGCATATCGGTGTGGGCAAAAGCGGCCTGGGCGACTGCGCGAAGATGGAGATGGCCATTATCACAAAGGTCGTCGAGCAGTCCGTTGGGCGTATGAGCGATGAAGACAAAGCTACTTTCTTCGAGTCTGTCGGCGCGAGCTATCGGCCAGGAATGGGGCCGGGCGCCTTGGCCAGTCTGATTACCAGCCTGAGTGCATCTGGCCTGACGTCTTACCGTCTTGCCGCAATAGTGGCCAGCGCAACCATGAGCAGCCTGGTTGGGCGGGGGGTCATGTTGGCCGGTAGCGCCGGTCTGGGTCGAGGCTTGGCTGTGCTTGCGGGGCCCGTCGGTTGGGCGATCACGGGTCTATGGACAGCATTCGATCTCGCCAGCCCGGCCTATCGCGTCACCGTGCCATGTGTGATCCAGATCGGCCACATGCGGCAAAAGATGTTGTTGTCCAGGGCGTGCTCTGCGTGCGGTACCCCTGTCGACGCATCCAGCCGATTCTGTGGGCATTGCGGCACAAAAACTGGTGCTACGGGCGATTGA
- a CDS encoding histidinol-phosphatase — translation MIDSHSHTFYSKHAIGTVDELVRASIKAGVKILTITDHAPFAVDANNRLLVCELDRYFADIERAQKAYQGEITILRGLEFDYMPNSDTYNRALLAQYELDFVIGSIHYVEVPGEPMVKVWELPRLAAQAFLDRYFADLQALLESGLFDAVGHADTLLRGVDADVVQRRFEPLLPLFARNGVAYELNASGIRKSSLDAGSGREVHGVWSYPSLSLLPQLIEHQATFTVGSDTHDPRDAGAGIGEMLATLKPLGLQTISYYERRRRIDVPVNTLLCSVPATDGLT, via the coding sequence ATGATCGACTCCCACAGCCATACCTTCTATTCAAAACATGCGATTGGCACGGTTGATGAATTGGTTCGTGCGTCGATCAAGGCGGGTGTGAAGATCTTGACCATCACCGATCACGCCCCGTTTGCGGTGGACGCCAACAACCGGCTGCTGGTGTGCGAGCTCGACCGTTACTTTGCCGATATCGAGCGTGCGCAGAAGGCGTACCAAGGTGAAATCACGATCCTGCGCGGTTTGGAGTTCGACTATATGCCGAACTCCGACACCTACAACCGTGCGCTGCTGGCCCAGTATGAGTTGGACTTTGTCATCGGCTCTATCCACTACGTCGAAGTGCCCGGTGAGCCGATGGTGAAGGTGTGGGAGCTGCCACGCCTGGCTGCGCAGGCTTTTTTGGATCGTTATTTCGCCGACCTGCAAGCCTTGTTGGAAAGCGGTCTCTTCGACGCTGTCGGGCATGCCGACACGCTGTTGCGGGGCGTCGACGCAGACGTTGTCCAGCGCCGCTTCGAACCTTTGTTGCCGCTGTTCGCGCGTAATGGTGTCGCTTATGAACTGAATGCTTCCGGCATTCGCAAATCGAGTCTGGACGCTGGGTCGGGGCGTGAGGTGCACGGGGTCTGGAGCTACCCGTCCCTTAGCCTGTTACCCCAATTGATCGAGCACCAGGCGACCTTTACCGTCGGTTCTGATACGCACGACCCGCGAGATGCCGGCGCGGGGATTGGGGAAATGCTCGCAACCCTGAAGCCGCTGGGCTTGCAGACGATCAGCTATTACGAACGTCGTCGCAGAATCGATGTACCTGTGAATACGCTGCTCTGCAGTGTGCCTGCTACCGATGGATTGACCTGA
- a CDS encoding glycosyltransferase family 9 protein: MSVLQTLRKSIARWLIRLWADRRPTTAASSGRLHIVVPRWDAKLGDSIVSSFFFREARQLNAHVTVLTVAQLAPLHLEAFGVDRVIVTDANPGFTQLRDIAAQLGPVDVVVHLVGRIQPAEIMFVHWLRPSRVYSLDDGLRCVNRKLGAATAGLSVPERFERVLRDLGAKAVERKYIVPLPGHFPGASDAPQILVNSYASRPDKSLSFDKAVALLQAVADAYPQKSVAILCSPDSRTDAQHVEAAVARRNVQALKDLNTPTDAAGYIHCAEAVISVDTAIVHMAVGLDTRLVAIYPSMGDEPNPWLPPLSSKTRVIYSHQDVQQYRRTGQKNMNAFAVEEVLAGLDGLLSTDSEPDTLITRQAQIVSGLGVATLARQPPLISQGLRADAVAPT, encoded by the coding sequence ATGTCAGTCCTGCAAACACTCCGAAAATCAATCGCGCGCTGGCTGATTCGTCTGTGGGCAGACCGGCGTCCGACAACGGCTGCATCGAGCGGCCGCTTGCACATCGTGGTGCCCAGATGGGATGCCAAACTGGGTGACTCGATCGTCTCGTCCTTCTTCTTTCGTGAAGCCCGACAGTTGAACGCGCACGTCACGGTGTTGACGGTCGCGCAACTCGCGCCGCTGCATTTAGAAGCATTCGGCGTGGACCGGGTTATCGTCACCGATGCGAACCCCGGTTTTACGCAACTGCGCGACATTGCGGCTCAACTCGGCCCGGTGGATGTTGTTGTGCACTTGGTCGGCAGGATCCAACCCGCAGAGATTATGTTTGTGCATTGGCTGCGGCCTTCACGGGTGTATTCCCTGGATGACGGCTTACGCTGTGTCAACCGAAAGCTGGGGGCCGCGACGGCGGGTCTCAGCGTGCCTGAACGCTTTGAACGGGTGTTGCGTGACCTGGGTGCAAAGGCGGTTGAGCGCAAGTACATCGTCCCGCTTCCTGGGCATTTTCCCGGGGCATCCGATGCGCCACAGATACTGGTCAACAGCTATGCAAGCCGCCCGGATAAAAGCCTGTCGTTCGATAAGGCCGTCGCGCTGTTGCAGGCCGTAGCCGATGCCTACCCGCAGAAGTCTGTCGCAATCCTGTGCAGCCCCGATTCGCGAACAGACGCACAACACGTGGAGGCCGCTGTCGCCAGGCGCAATGTCCAAGCGTTGAAAGACCTCAACACGCCCACGGACGCCGCAGGCTATATACATTGCGCAGAGGCCGTGATCAGCGTCGACACCGCGATCGTACACATGGCGGTTGGCCTGGACACTCGGCTGGTTGCCATCTACCCCTCGATGGGGGACGAGCCCAATCCCTGGTTGCCGCCGCTCTCAAGCAAAACCAGAGTGATCTACAGCCATCAAGACGTGCAGCAGTACCGCCGCACGGGCCAGAAGAACATGAACGCGTTCGCCGTCGAAGAGGTCCTCGCCGGCCTGGACGGGCTATTGTCCACCGATTCAGAACCCGACACGCTCATTACACGCCAGGCACAAATCGTGTCGGGGCTCGGCGTCGCCACCCTCGCCCGCCAACCGCCCCTGATCAGCCAGGGTCTTCGTGCAGACGCTGTGGCACCGACTTGA
- a CDS encoding prepilin peptidase, whose translation MPSTLAILVLIPALCWVICTDLLYRRIHNTLVLVLIALWVALPVMALLGQGPWATFERSAVLHEITGSLTGAAIVLLVGYGLFSLGRVGAGDVKLMAVMCLWIDCDDLMAFLIVTALAGGMLALALPLLTLVENTCAQGWLKVGRRYPQLNIAVPTVLTADRPQGIPYGLAIASGAFYTLLFPIHS comes from the coding sequence ATGCCATCCACGCTTGCCATCTTGGTGCTGATCCCGGCCCTGTGCTGGGTCATCTGCACCGACCTGCTGTACCGGCGCATTCACAACACCTTGGTGCTTGTCCTGATCGCCCTGTGGGTCGCCTTGCCCGTAATGGCATTGCTCGGTCAGGGCCCTTGGGCCACGTTCGAGCGCAGCGCGGTCCTGCATGAGATCACCGGCTCCCTGACCGGTGCCGCCATCGTGCTGCTGGTGGGCTACGGCTTGTTCAGCCTCGGCCGTGTCGGTGCCGGGGACGTCAAGCTGATGGCGGTGATGTGCCTGTGGATCGACTGCGACGACCTGATGGCGTTCCTCATCGTCACCGCCCTCGCCGGCGGCATGCTGGCCCTGGCACTGCCATTGCTGACGCTGGTGGAAAACACCTGCGCACAGGGCTGGCTGAAGGTCGGCCGACGGTACCCGCAACTGAATATTGCGGTGCCCACGGTGCTGACGGCAGATCGTCCGCAAGGCATTCCGTACGGCTTGGCCATCGCCAGCGGCGCGTTCTACACCTTGCTGTTTCCTATTCACTCTTGA
- a CDS encoding helix-turn-helix transcriptional regulator, translating to MDSHTPDACAKSLGQYFGENLCAALAIGGRQRESGAPGPVTATCMHRETGIARSTLRALTSTRTELDPNPDLHTLNRIAHALGVPPAFLLMRPQDWLALGQAVGDSADYLAAAVKLQSEGKLDQGNPVEKVLRECKVHPDARPIGVGASPEVSRVNARDEWRRRSCLKLDALMLRHVRSAQPRAWLAAIAGALVNRSTPHNPTITD from the coding sequence ATGGACAGCCATACACCTGACGCCTGCGCAAAGTCCTTGGGGCAGTATTTTGGCGAGAACCTGTGCGCCGCTCTGGCTATTGGCGGCAGACAGCGTGAGAGCGGCGCACCAGGTCCTGTTACGGCAACCTGCATGCACCGTGAAACGGGTATTGCTCGCAGCACCCTGAGGGCATTGACGTCGACTCGAACAGAGCTCGACCCCAACCCCGACCTGCACACACTCAATCGTATTGCGCACGCCTTGGGCGTACCTCCGGCTTTCCTGTTGATGAGGCCTCAAGACTGGCTTGCATTGGGCCAAGCCGTTGGCGACAGCGCCGATTATCTGGCTGCTGCGGTGAAGCTGCAAAGTGAAGGGAAGCTCGATCAAGGCAACCCGGTCGAGAAAGTGCTGCGTGAGTGCAAGGTGCATCCTGACGCCCGCCCCATCGGGGTGGGGGCGTCACCAGAGGTCAGCCGGGTCAATGCCAGAGATGAATGGCGGCGGCGTAGTTGCCTGAAGCTTGATGCACTGATGTTGCGTCACGTGCGCTCCGCTCAGCCTCGCGCTTGGCTGGCAGCCATTGCCGGCGCATTGGTCAATCGCAGTACACCGCATAACCCAACTATCACCGACTGA
- a CDS encoding radical SAM protein, with protein MELHGHLLYIDITQICGIGCAFCMYADKHKTGMSMELSTLARENLAALINAPSVKRISISGEGEPLNNAKVFHEILGLSNGGRRFEFITSGFFPHEKMASFYEETDRIVAANGDVCNIRLSADSHHIEKVKWRAHGFSLDYLKHRQPSALSFSFRSIDTDRHFTREYLVEEAKRWGLDADIVPLGPLEDVLVVDGQRFGIDYKNLVHPDADTAHKYLDMHGYIEAIEAKINKRFTFGSLNKPPQANGMDLTVKPNGDLYLYGIENQRLGNIHFDRVRWEHLATHIRETPLARALYTQPLTDLLARCDDTALVQSILVKANNPYWLVKELANHEGLLEQMVSA; from the coding sequence ATGGAACTTCACGGGCACCTGCTGTACATCGACATCACCCAGATTTGCGGTATCGGCTGCGCATTCTGTATGTACGCCGACAAACACAAGACAGGCATGAGCATGGAACTGTCGACGCTGGCGCGCGAGAACCTTGCTGCGCTGATCAACGCGCCTTCGGTAAAGCGGATTTCCATCAGCGGGGAGGGCGAGCCGCTCAACAATGCCAAGGTATTCCATGAAATCCTTGGTTTGTCGAATGGGGGGCGGCGCTTCGAGTTCATTACCAGTGGGTTTTTCCCGCACGAAAAAATGGCCTCGTTCTACGAGGAGACGGACCGCATCGTTGCCGCCAACGGTGACGTCTGCAATATCCGTCTAAGTGCCGACAGCCACCATATCGAGAAGGTGAAATGGCGCGCGCATGGCTTCAGCCTGGACTACCTGAAGCATCGTCAACCATCGGCGTTGAGTTTTTCATTCCGCTCGATCGACACCGACCGGCATTTCACCCGCGAGTACCTTGTGGAGGAAGCCAAGCGTTGGGGGCTCGACGCCGACATTGTTCCCCTGGGGCCACTTGAAGATGTGCTGGTCGTGGACGGTCAGCGCTTTGGCATCGACTACAAAAACCTGGTGCATCCCGACGCTGACACTGCGCACAAATACCTGGACATGCACGGGTACATCGAGGCCATCGAAGCCAAGATCAACAAGCGCTTTACCTTTGGCAGCCTGAACAAACCACCGCAAGCCAACGGCATGGACCTCACGGTAAAGCCCAACGGCGACCTGTACCTTTACGGCATCGAAAATCAGCGGCTGGGCAATATCCATTTTGATCGAGTGCGTTGGGAACACCTGGCCACCCATATCCGCGAAACACCATTGGCTCGGGCGCTGTATACCCAACCGCTGACTGACCTGCTGGCCCGCTGTGACGACACGGCGCTTGTGCAGTCGATCCTCGTCAAGGCCAACAATCCTTACTGGCTGGTCAAAGAGTTGGCCAATCACGAGGGCCTGCTTGAGCAGATGGTGTCCGCATGA
- the gabP gene encoding GABA permease, which produces MNSLSTKDSNGQLAQGFKPRHVTMLSIAGIIGAGLFVGSGHAIAAAGPAVMLAYLFSGLLVVLVMRMLGEMAVANPDTGSFSTYADQAIGRWAGFTIGWLYWWFWVLVIPIEALAAGHILNQWFPQIDAWLFALLSIFLLVITNLFSVSKYGEFEFWFAMAKVIAIIGFIGLGGAVLMGWIPEREASGLGRLMEEHGGFAPNGLSAVVGAFITIMFSFIGTEAVTIAAAESSHPAQNIARATRSVMWRIGVFYVLSIFVVISVVPWNDPLLASVGSYQRALELMNIPHAKLLVDVVVLIAVASCMNSSIYIASRMLYSLGKRGDAPTLMKKTSAASVPRAAVIASTVLGAGVTLLSYFMPAGLFQFLLASSGAIALLVYLVIAVSQLRMRKILQRRSAELTFKMWLFPWLTWVVIVFICAALAVMLLTPEHRLEVSSTIVLALLISLIGVITARQPGPVQDPLPVASRP; this is translated from the coding sequence ATGAATAGCCTGAGTACCAAGGATTCCAACGGCCAACTGGCGCAAGGCTTCAAGCCGCGCCATGTCACCATGCTCTCGATTGCCGGCATCATCGGCGCGGGGTTGTTTGTCGGCTCGGGCCACGCGATTGCGGCCGCAGGCCCGGCCGTGATGCTGGCCTACCTGTTTTCCGGCTTGCTGGTGGTGCTGGTCATGCGCATGCTGGGGGAAATGGCGGTGGCCAACCCGGACACCGGCTCCTTCTCGACCTATGCCGATCAAGCCATCGGCCGCTGGGCGGGGTTCACCATCGGCTGGTTGTATTGGTGGTTCTGGGTGCTGGTGATTCCCATCGAGGCCCTCGCCGCCGGGCACATCCTCAACCAGTGGTTTCCCCAGATCGACGCTTGGCTGTTTGCCTTGTTGTCGATCTTTTTGTTGGTGATCACCAATTTGTTCAGCGTCTCCAAATACGGCGAGTTCGAGTTCTGGTTTGCTATGGCCAAGGTCATCGCGATCATCGGTTTTATCGGCCTGGGCGGCGCGGTACTGATGGGCTGGATTCCCGAGCGCGAGGCCAGTGGCCTTGGGCGCCTGATGGAAGAACATGGTGGCTTCGCGCCTAACGGCTTGTCGGCGGTCGTCGGCGCCTTCATCACCATCATGTTCAGTTTCATCGGCACTGAAGCCGTCACCATTGCCGCTGCCGAGTCCAGTCACCCAGCGCAGAATATCGCCCGGGCGACCCGTTCGGTGATGTGGCGCATCGGGGTGTTCTACGTACTGTCGATCTTCGTGGTGATTTCCGTGGTGCCTTGGAATGACCCGCTGCTGGCATCGGTCGGCTCTTATCAGCGCGCGTTGGAGCTGATGAACATACCCCATGCCAAGTTATTGGTGGACGTGGTGGTGTTGATCGCCGTGGCCAGTTGCATGAACTCATCCATCTACATTGCGTCGCGCATGCTCTATTCCCTGGGCAAGCGCGGCGATGCGCCAACCCTGATGAAAAAGACCTCGGCGGCGAGCGTGCCCAGGGCCGCCGTGATCGCCAGTACGGTACTCGGGGCTGGCGTGACCTTGCTCAGTTACTTCATGCCGGCCGGGTTGTTTCAGTTTCTGCTGGCCAGCTCAGGCGCCATCGCCTTGCTGGTGTACCTGGTGATCGCCGTTTCACAACTGCGCATGCGCAAGATCCTGCAACGTCGCAGCGCCGAGCTGACGTTCAAGATGTGGCTGTTTCCCTGGCTGACGTGGGTGGTCATCGTGTTTATCTGCGCCGCCTTGGCGGTTATGCTGCTGACCCCCGAGCATCGCCTTGAGGTGTCGTCGACGATTGTCTTGGCGCTGTTGATTTCCCTGATTGGCGTCATCACGGCACGCCAGCCCGGCCCCGTGCAAGACCCGCTCCCTGTCGCCTCGCGTCCATGA
- a CDS encoding HAMP domain-containing sensor histidine kinase, with amino-acid sequence MYLVNRNLKLLLNTSNFRQATTIAFICLLVALASIILSNQLLVVVMRSHVRDMILTDVRTQQYHGRLSDAREAARNLLNGQALEVRKDRHSIVFDEAGNALFGDASLLPPMDCPAPCNTNWRHGTLLTAKGREADILGLLMPLPGGGQYFSAYDLRPMLERTRMIPLIAGAGLLVILLSIVLISLPFSMRNLYRINSIRDALARYAGGDHSVRVPYAQQGDEFDRLGLEINQGLVRIDKLMEEVKNITTHIAHELRTPLTRLQSRLLSAVDMVDGQARVELLQAVQDSERIQNLFRAVMRVAEVETGRLAYQFETFAAHGLLKDVVEYYLPLAEERCCPLLIQAPADCWLYGDPALLFQAMANLIDNALKYAPAGLPITLKAFQSLDYCYLCVADLGPGIAAAQRTTAVERFQRLDTSGGTPGNGLGLTMIRAIAELHGGDLILEDNQPGLRAVIQLQKRPTA; translated from the coding sequence ATGTATTTGGTTAACCGCAACCTGAAACTGCTGCTCAACACCAGTAACTTTCGCCAAGCCACCACCATTGCCTTCATCTGCCTGCTGGTTGCCCTGGCATCGATCATCCTCAGCAACCAGTTGCTGGTGGTGGTGATGCGCAGCCATGTGCGCGACATGATCCTCACCGATGTGCGCACCCAGCAGTATCACGGGCGCTTGAGCGACGCCCGTGAAGCGGCGCGCAATCTGCTCAATGGCCAAGCCTTGGAAGTGCGCAAGGACCGCCATTCCATTGTCTTTGACGAAGCCGGCAACGCCCTGTTCGGTGACGCCAGCCTGTTGCCGCCGATGGACTGCCCCGCCCCCTGCAATACCAACTGGCGCCACGGCACACTGCTCACCGCCAAGGGCCGTGAGGCAGACATTCTCGGCCTGTTGATGCCCTTGCCGGGCGGCGGCCAGTATTTCAGCGCCTACGACTTGCGGCCCATGCTCGAACGCACCCGCATGATTCCGCTGATCGCCGGTGCGGGCCTGCTGGTCATCCTGCTGTCCATCGTGCTGATCAGCCTGCCGTTCAGCATGCGCAACCTGTACCGCATCAACAGCATCCGCGATGCCCTGGCGCGTTATGCCGGGGGCGATCACAGCGTGCGCGTGCCCTACGCCCAGCAAGGCGACGAATTCGACCGCCTGGGCCTGGAGATCAACCAGGGCCTGGTGCGCATCGACAAGCTGATGGAAGAGGTGAAGAACATCACCACCCACATCGCCCATGAACTGCGCACCCCCCTCACACGCCTGCAAAGCCGCCTGCTCAGCGCGGTGGACATGGTCGATGGCCAGGCACGCGTTGAGTTGCTGCAAGCGGTACAGGACAGCGAACGGATCCAGAACCTGTTCCGCGCGGTGATGCGCGTCGCTGAAGTGGAGACCGGGCGTCTGGCCTATCAATTCGAAACCTTCGCGGCCCACGGCCTGCTCAAGGATGTGGTCGAGTATTACCTGCCGCTGGCCGAAGAACGCTGCTGCCCGCTGCTGATTCAAGCCCCCGCCGACTGCTGGCTCTACGGCGACCCGGCCCTGCTGTTCCAGGCCATGGCCAACCTGATCGACAACGCCCTCAAATATGCCCCCGCAGGCCTGCCCATAACCCTCAAGGCCTTCCAGAGCCTGGATTACTGTTACCTGTGTGTCGCCGACCTCGGCCCCGGCATTGCCGCCGCCCAGCGCACCACCGCAGTGGAGCGTTTCCAGCGCCTGGACACCAGCGGCGGCACACCGGGCAATGGCCTCGGGCTGACCATGATCCGCGCCATTGCCGAACTGCATGGTGGAGACTTGATCCTGGAGGACAACCAACCTGGATTACGCGCCGTGATCCAGCTGCAAAAGCGCCCGACGGCCTGA
- a CDS encoding GlxA family transcriptional regulator translates to MKVRPVTHVVFVLLDQFTLISLASAVEPLRMANQLSGQELYRWHTASCDGNPVWASDGMPITPDGSIGTVPCADIVFVCGGTGIQSTVTRELVKWLRTQARYSKRLGGICTGSWVLARAGLLDGFECSVHWEWLAAMQEAFPRVSLSSSLFTLDRDRLTSSGGTAPMDMMLHLIGRDHGHELSAAISDMFVYERMRNQQDHQRVPLKHMLGTQQPKLQEVVALMEANLEEPINLDQLAEYVALSRRQLERMFQKYLHCSPSRYYLRLRLIRARQLLKQTPISIVELAVLCGFVSTPHFSKCYREYFGVPPSDERLVTDSERTLAPKLMIHAVPTPMPMSALDQARGESTFASIKNLKS, encoded by the coding sequence ATGAAGGTGCGGCCTGTTACCCATGTGGTGTTTGTGCTGCTGGATCAGTTCACCCTGATCTCATTGGCATCGGCGGTTGAGCCGCTGCGCATGGCCAACCAGCTGTCGGGCCAGGAACTCTATCGTTGGCACACCGCCAGCTGCGACGGTAACCCCGTATGGGCCAGCGATGGCATGCCCATCACGCCCGACGGTTCGATCGGCACTGTGCCCTGCGCCGATATTGTGTTCGTGTGCGGCGGCACGGGTATCCAAAGCACCGTCACCCGCGAGCTGGTGAAATGGCTGCGCACCCAGGCGCGTTACTCCAAGCGCCTGGGCGGCATTTGTACCGGCAGTTGGGTATTGGCGCGGGCGGGGTTGCTCGACGGATTTGAATGCAGTGTGCACTGGGAATGGCTGGCAGCCATGCAGGAAGCCTTTCCTCGGGTGAGCCTCAGTTCCAGCTTGTTCACCCTTGACCGGGACCGCCTCACCAGCTCCGGCGGCACCGCGCCAATGGACATGATGTTGCACTTGATTGGCCGTGATCATGGGCACGAGTTGTCAGCGGCCATCTCCGACATGTTTGTGTACGAGCGTATGCGCAACCAGCAAGACCATCAGCGCGTGCCGCTCAAGCATATGCTGGGCACTCAACAACCCAAGTTGCAGGAAGTCGTTGCGTTGATGGAGGCCAATCTGGAAGAGCCGATCAACCTGGACCAGTTGGCGGAGTATGTGGCCCTGTCGCGCCGTCAGCTGGAGCGAATGTTCCAAAAGTATTTGCACTGCTCCCCGTCGCGCTACTACCTCAGGTTGCGGCTGATTCGTGCGCGCCAGTTGCTCAAGCAAACCCCCATCTCCATCGTGGAACTGGCCGTCCTCTGCGGCTTTGTGTCCACGCCGCACTTCTCCAAATGCTACCGGGAGTATTTTGGCGTGCCTCCCAGCGACGAGCGTCTGGTGACGGACAGCGAACGGACGCTCGCGCCCAAGCTGATGATTCACGCCGTGCCGACGCCGATGCCGATGAGCGCTTTGGACCAGGCGCGCGGCGAGTCGACGTTTGCCAGTATCAAGAACCTCAAGTCCTGA
- a CDS encoding response regulator transcription factor codes for MRVLVVEDDSSVSHWLGSKLHAYGHNCRLIDNGEGALQILKNEAFDVVILDRMLPRMDGIEVLNRLHGVARPPILILSANDQSSDRVEGLRAGADDYLGKPFDFTELLLRLELLARRHNQTAQEDCIQVEDMQIDLARREVTRAGRRIDLTDKEFKLLQVLAEHVGQTVTRGMLLEKVWGYHFDPQTNLIDVHLSKLRNKLDKGFERAMIRTVRAIGYVFG; via the coding sequence ATGCGTGTTCTGGTGGTCGAAGATGACAGCTCAGTCAGTCACTGGCTTGGCAGCAAACTGCATGCCTACGGCCATAACTGTCGGTTGATAGACAACGGCGAAGGCGCGTTGCAGATCCTCAAGAACGAAGCCTTCGATGTGGTGATCCTCGACCGCATGCTGCCGCGTATGGATGGGATAGAGGTACTTAACCGCCTGCACGGGGTGGCGCGCCCGCCGATCCTGATCCTGTCGGCCAACGACCAGTCCAGCGACCGCGTGGAAGGCCTGCGCGCCGGTGCCGATGACTATCTGGGCAAGCCCTTCGACTTCACCGAGTTGCTGCTGCGCTTGGAGTTACTGGCCCGGCGTCACAACCAGACCGCCCAGGAAGACTGCATCCAGGTCGAAGACATGCAGATCGACCTGGCGCGGCGTGAAGTCACGCGGGCCGGCCGGCGCATCGACCTCACCGACAAGGAGTTCAAGCTGCTGCAAGTGCTCGCCGAGCATGTCGGCCAGACCGTGACGCGGGGCATGTTGCTGGAGAAAGTCTGGGGTTATCACTTCGACCCGCAAACCAACCTGATCGATGTCCACCTGTCCAAATTGCGCAACAAACTCGACAAGGGCTTCGAGCGCGCAATGATCCGTACCGTTCGGGCAATCGGCTATGTATTTGGTTAA
- a CDS encoding Flp family type IVb pilin, whose product MANRLKAFLADESGVTAIEYGILAAAMAAAIGVIFGSEGVFVTALKERFASIADQITNTSNPGTSK is encoded by the coding sequence ATGGCCAACCGCCTTAAAGCTTTTCTCGCTGACGAAAGTGGTGTGACCGCAATCGAATACGGCATCCTCGCCGCTGCCATGGCCGCTGCGATCGGCGTGATCTTTGGCTCCGAAGGGGTGTTCGTCACCGCGCTCAAGGAGCGTTTCGCTTCCATCGCCGACCAGATCACCAACACCAGCAATCCCGGTACCAGCAAGTAA